One window from the genome of Parasteatoda tepidariorum isolate YZ-2023 chromosome 8, CAS_Ptep_4.0, whole genome shotgun sequence encodes:
- the LOC107448096 gene encoding uncharacterized protein, whose protein sequence is MIRLQKFCVACWLFVIFLKATEATDSVSKPNDQSERKARAWLHHAHPGPPMLLQQHQQAPVSTSLPIDAALQQNSNPHQPSDPNGLNRNYEDPDKSAMPAASEQDFLSRHFGYLNVHRFDPNFPYYDRNVFPRFPSPQLSPHTPRFGPGYRKDKYGHGYGYSCKQGDDCDEVRAANQLAAAQPPPHMTHPHPHNPGLPFGNNYPELSPYPSLPSFQGMSSFSPYGGQFGPAPARFNDPQGPPPMMPSMYPGGPSRFYQGRYLHDEEPNNKGTPVNNNNQEAPVNNPFKGLPVNGNQKSVPVNNNYKGIQQSRKIQGGPEDSQKTIDERR, encoded by the exons GCTTGTTGGTTGTTTGTTATATTTCTAAAAGCAACAGAAGCAACCGATTCTGTTTCAAAACCAAACGATCAGAGCGAAAGAAAAGCTCGTGCCTGGCTCCATCATGCCCACCCGGGTCCCCCAATGCTTCTTCAGCAGCACCAACAGGCACCCGTGTCCACTAGTCTACCAATCGATGCCGCTCTACAGCAGAATTCCAACCCACATCAGCCAAGCGATCCAAATGGTTTGAATCGAAATTATGAAGATCCAGATAAATCTGCAATGCCAGCTGCCTCTGAACAAGATTTCTTGTCCAGACATTTTGGATACTTGAATGTCCACAGATTCGATCCAAACTTTCCATATTATGACAGAAACGTCTTTCCAag atttcCCTCTCCTCAACTATCTCCTCACACTCCCAGATTCGGACCAGGTTACAGAAAGGACAAGTATGGACACGGTTATGGCTACAGCTGCAAGCAAGGAGATGACTGCGACGAGGTTAGGGCAGCAAATCAACTCGCTGCTGCCCAACCACCCCCTCACATGACGCATCCTCATCCACACAATCCCGGATTGCCCTTTGGTAACAACTACCCAGAGCTCTCTCCATACCCAAGTTTACCATCTTTTCAAGGAATGTCTTCTTTCTCACCCTACGGTGGACAGTTTGGCCCAGCACCAGCTCGATTCAACGATCCTCAAGGACCACCACCCATGATGCCATCCATGTACCCGGGTGGTCCAAGCAGATTCTACCAAGGGCGGTACTTACACGATGAAGAGCCTAACAATAAAGGTACCCCTGTGAATAACAACAACCAGGAAGCACCTGTGAACAACCCTTTCAAAGGTTTGCCGGTCAATGGAAACCAAAAAAGCGTGCCAgtgaataataattacaaaggAATACAACAGAGCAGAAAAATTCAGGGTGGTCCAGAAGATAGTCAGAAAACAATTGACGAAAGgagataa